Genomic DNA from Dethiosulfovibrio faecalis:
CGCTACGTAAGGCTCCCCTGCGGAGAGGATGAAATGACCGCCGTGGTGGCCGTTCCAGACGTGAGGGTCCCTACCTCTCAGGCGAGAGCGGCTTTGCCTAAAACTGTCCCTATGGAAGACGCTGTTTTCAACCTGGGCCGTTCCGCTCTTTTGGCCGCTTCCTGGGCCACCGGAAAGTGGGAAAACCTCTCATGGGCGGTAGGAGACCGTCTTCATCAGCCATTTCGGTCGAAGCTTTTTCCCGGAGGGGAGAAAATCCTCGAGACCTTGAGGGAAATTCCCGGATGCGATGGCGTGGCAATAAGCGGATCCGGCCCTACCATGGTGGCCTTCACCAGATGGTCTCCTGAAAAGCTCGCCAGGCCTATGTGCCGGATTTTCGCCGAGGCCGGAGTTCACTCCCGGTTTTTCGTATTGGACGTAGATCGTTACGGAGCATCGGTCGAAACGACGGCTGATTTTAGAGTTCCCGAAGAGAGGAGATGTCGATAAAATGTCCGGC
This window encodes:
- the thrB gene encoding homoserine kinase; protein product: MISVRVPATSANMGSGYDSIGLALGFYNVFKVKGFLEREIYKIEVLGEGAGEAEKPEENGFVLAYEATCRRWGIEPPGLDLLSLNAIPFCRGLGSSSSAIVGGVMVANELRDEPLSKEELLPLMVELEGHPDNVVPCCLGGFVVSCWLDGDLRYVRLPCGEDEMTAVVAVPDVRVPTSQARAALPKTVPMEDAVFNLGRSALLAASWATGKWENLSWAVGDRLHQPFRSKLFPGGEKILETLREIPGCDGVAISGSGPTMVAFTRWSPEKLARPMCRIFAEAGVHSRFFVLDVDRYGASVETTADFRVPEERRCR